The following DNA comes from Triplophysa dalaica isolate WHDGS20190420 chromosome 10, ASM1584641v1, whole genome shotgun sequence.
TGTTGTCTTCAATTGTGGAAATATTAGCCACTtacctttatatatttttatatatttcatgtgtttaatttcTAATATTAGTGTTTTTTACTTAACTGACCCAAGagtataaaacaacatttttggtttaaaagtAACAACATTATTAACAACCTAAAGCAAACTGCTGCAATTTTATATTGCACCCATATTATAACCAGTGGCTTCCTCAAACcatgtttaaaatacaattacatttggacacaaaactattattattgttattttttatatattgtttatgaatgtgacaaGGCCTATTACAGTAGCCTATAATAAGGGGGAAATAAGTAAGGGAAAAAGCCTGTATCTTTCAAATAGCCTCATGTTAAGCAAAGGTCATAAAGCTTTCTGATTCATGTTCCAGGTGACCTCCAACTGAGAATATGGCCCATGTTTGGTTAATTTTGACCCTTTTTCTAAAGCTGCTGTTTGGTAAAGTTTACTctcacttttaatgtttttacatttgtggCCCTAGAAATGAAAAGCTGGTCTATCGCTGGTTTTGGTTTAATCACTTTTTACTATTATGACCAGCAAACCAGCCAAAAAAAACCTGATATGATATGACCTTTATGTCTGTGTTCCAGAGTCTTGTGATGGAGAGAAGACCGACGACTCAATTAAACTTGATGTAATACTAAGACTTTTAATACTGATTTtactaagatgttgtcaagATCTCAAGCtgcttttaattatttttcagatCCCAAGTCTTACCAGAAAATATCTACCGTGTACTGGAAACCTAACATGTGTCATAATGTGTTCGGTGTCGAGTGTGGCACAAGCTCAGCTCTCATGGTTCAACGGAAGCACTATTTACACCAGCCTCAACATTTCTGACAGCAACAACAAAGTATTTATTGGAGTGGATTATCAGGATAATAACAACTACAGCTGTGTGGTGTCCAGTTCAGGCGTCAATCAGAGGACAAATCTCAACATTCACCGTCTCTGTCAGTCATGTTCAGGTAGgactgatgtgtttgtttgctccgCTGATCtatgtaaaaaacataatcttACCAAATGTTTCTGCTATTTTTACAGATCTTACTGTTTTTACAgacttttaatgtattttttgaaaTAAGGTTAAAAAGATGGTTGTAAGAAAACCGGGTAAAACATGTAAATTTAGAGGGAAAAACTTTATTAACAGTTTCTTTCTGGCACAGCTGTGCTCAGCTGCctgaatatttctgtttttttatcaagattttattgtttaaagtttatttttaaaagacgGCCAAAactgtgaaattacagaaaaagacaacaaatttaaatgaaaaactctttattattatatatacatattttactgtCCATTTGACAGAAAATTCCCaggtttttaaatgattttaaaagtgtgtgGCATCATAATTTTTACGCTACTTTTCGTTTCATATAAtctttcatttgcatttatatgaagagtttggttccagaaTGAGGTACCTTAACTTTtctaaaataatcttttttattatgtttacacctttttattgtgttttattgtgctaGTTAACTGTTAGCTTtcttgagttattatggctccAAAAAATAGATGAGATTTCACAGATGAGATTTTTTCTTGAGACAGGCACAAACCTAACAAAAGTGGATGTGAATGAGGGGCAGTCTGTAACTTTACCCGCTCACTTTACCAATGATCAGGATGAGGTACTGTGGTCATATGAAGGAAACACTCTCATTGCTAGACTCATCAATGGTAGTGAATCATATCATGACTGTGAAGATGGGAGATTCAAAAACAGACTGCAGCTGGACATCACGACTGGATCTCTCGCCGTCCACATCATCAGAAAAATTCACTCGGGACAGTTTAATCTAAAAATCAATAAGATTTCTGGCGACTTGGACTGCCAGAATTATAAAGTTACTGTCCAACGtaagttaaaacaaaagaattctatttattcaatataaattacatttacatacatttacaacTTATTCCTTTGATGTTCTCCAGCGTATCTTCCTTTACCTGTCATCACCAGAAACTCTTCACAATGTTCAACTTCAAACTTATCAAAATGTGACGTGACATGTTCAGAGGTGAATGTGACACATGcaagtctctcctggtacaaagaaAACAGTTTGATCTCCATCACCAGTGTGTTTAAGCTGAACAGCACCAACATGTCTTTGTGTCTGGAGTTGGAATATCAGGATCCAAACAACTACAGCTGTGTGGTGAACAACTCGTTCACCAACAAAACTACAGAACTCCACATCAATGTATTATGTAAAGGTATGACAACAGATGATATTCAATGTCTATTTAAGATCATCTCTATtgttcacattttcttttgagaTGAGAATATTTATAGGGATAGTTACACTTTCCATTCCTACCAGTTTGATCAAAAAAATTTGTTATCGTTtgtcacattttataataacaCCAAACTCACCGAAATTATAATAGAAGAATGGAAATCATGTTATGACAAAACCCATCGcataataaagttttttattttaaataaagatctgAATATTAGCTTTCTGCAAATGTTTTGGCCGTCTATCAGGGTATACTGACCTCTAACTTTCTGGGCATGATGTGGTTAATCTTTTTGCACTTGGCACAGACAATGAAGAGAATGAAAACAATATGACACAAATCAAAGCTATAAAAACTACATTGATAGTAAAATaagcttctttaaaaaaactaataaacacTCAAGATCCTTGCATTTGCACTAAACTAGACGTTACACACTAACTGTAACTAACACTAACATAACTGTCTATCGCAAAAAGACAGAaatattttactataataactgttttctgtttgttcaaTACAGATCAACAGAATAATCTGCATTATCTTGGATTTCTTggatttctttttcttcttgtttttattcctgttattcTTTGCCTGAGAAAGAAGTGTCAAAGAGGCTAGTATCACCTACagcataaatatacatatttagggaAGTGGCATCAGTTAACATCCTTTGACGCCAGGCACCATAAATTATGTGATGTGTACATattgtactgtacatatatttatacGTAATGTGATATAGTTGATGTTCTATTTTTTCACGGTTTTGATACATTTTCTGACTATACAGAAGTGTTCTACATATAAAATCATTGTTTTGAAAGGATGTGGTTTGATATACTACAGCATGACAATCTCACAGTCATTATAATGAGactctgaatgtgtgtgtgttcagcagatgCCAGCAGAGGTCAAAATGTGGTCTCTTTTACTGCTGCACAAGGAAATGGTAGTTgatgatttacattttacagtacATGGTAAACCACTCAATatgttaaatacaattttaaaaatcaatttgGTAAAACACAACTTTGATGGCATCAACCTTTTGTTTTGATGTTCACACTTGTAAAATTGCACATGGGATTGAATGTCCAAAATGTTGTGGAGGCCTAAGTGATGCAAAAGAACATTAATAAAGTTAAAAGGGAAAATTCAGACATACAAATGTTCAGACACTGTTACAACTCACACCTGTGTTGAGACTGAATTTGTATGTTCAGCAGTTACCGCTGAAGATCGAGAGGAGACCAGTGGCACTTCTGCACAAGATAATGGTAGCTGATGTTTCATATCTTCACACAGTACATTTCTACATAAAGTTTAAACCATTGAATAAGCTGTGAGTGattatttaatgtaaagtttgtttatgtagTAGGTGCATCTGGACAGGGCACATCAGGCAACATTGCTACTGAAGAGACAAGCCTGATAGTTCATTCATCATTATCACAGGAGTCCGTGCCCTCAAATATACTTTGCTGTCCAAAGTAACAGTGATCTTCTGGTATAAAAACACTAGAAGTTTGGAATCACTGCGGAATCTTCAAGTTTCTGATAAGGAGTCAAATCACATCACAACTCGTCACCAGTCCCCATATCTGTCGTGACTTTaccatttaaaatgtcttccacAGCAATCTATTCATTGTgaataatgtatgtataattaATAATGTTGTTCGCTACATATATCTGTTTTGATCTTTAATACAAATGTAAGAATCagatcaaaaacacaaaaaattaagaataaaTTAATCAATTTCGTAtagtaattgtttttttaattatttcgcACCTCATTGTCAAATTCAAGTTCCTTGTAAACGTTTTCAAATCACAACTTCAGAATGAGAGGTTTTTAGAGATCTTTGTTAGTTAGAGAGTATTTCaaagtgtcattttatttaaaatgttccgtttattatatttaccatcacgtttcaaatgacaaacattgATAATATCACATCTGTCATTTAATACTTTGTTCTCATCATTGAATTCGCTGTCTGTGTATGTCGCCATCTTCTGGTGTTAGGTTGAAAGTACAATTACATTCGTTTGGTGATCAATGTCGGCTGATCCAGTCAATGCAGGTGATAAAGGTTAAGTTCTTTAAAAGCTCTGTCAGTATactaaaggagtagttcacccagaaatggtccccattgacttgagCAAAGTagcttttatttgtaaaatagaAAGTGAATAGGgatcattttaatgtaaactactcctttatacattatttataatttaaacattcCTATTTgaagataaagaaaataaattatatatattatattcatatctGACAGTACTACAATATATTGAACAGTCCTACTACATAAAGTTGGCGCTTCTTATatagatattaaaaatataagttcTTCAATGTATGGAACTATATAATGGAACAAATTGCATTATAGTTCTGCAGTAGCCTATTTTcccttataaaaaaacaaataaaacactgaacttGGGAGACTAACGTGATATATGACAGAAGCTCAAGATCAGCAGGCAAAAACCAAACCACGAGACGAGTCTGCCAACAGGAATTATATAGGCAATAGTTTtggtttttcttttgtcttcagATGAAACATTAATAACAGGTAGGTGCCTTTAACTGaatcacatttcatttcagaaaagagctaaataatattatgaagTAGACAAGCCTAACAATGTTTTAGTCTTTCACACTGACGGTGAGAAAACTTTGAGCATATTGTAATCGTAAATCTCCTCTATTGTCATGTACTTCAAATATGTGTATAAAAAATTAATggtttacagatttttttatgttgaacctcaaaccatttttaaaataaaaataaacactatttATTTGGATTATTTATCAATTGAATGAATTGTAACAACACTGTTTCTTTAGAGTAACACATGAAAGTCTAAAAACtcaaaaacttttgtttttcaggtgAAGAAGGATTGAAGAATATGGCTCTTACTTGGTTTATTCTGCCCTTTCTTCTAAAGCTCTTTTATGGTAAACGTTACATTTACTTTCAATCTTCTGTTTATGGGTTTGAGCCAGTTGTTCCTGTTTTGAGCTGGTTCCCAGCATTTTAGAGGAGCAGACTGTTTTTATAGCTTCTAATATAACATCATTTCTGTGTGTGATCCAGGTGTGTCTTGTGACGGAGAGAAGACAGACAACACTTATGTGCCTGAAGTAATACTGAGACTCAGACACATTAAGTTACAATCTCACGATGTTGGACTGCTTCATCTTTTTAATTATTCTCTCATGGCTTTCAGATCCCTACAATTCTTCAACATTATCCACAAGAAGGATCACAATGCATAGCTGTGTGTTTGGTGTCGAGTTTGGCACAAGCTCAGCTCTCGTGGTTGAATGGAAGCGTTTTACTTTCCAGCCTAACGATTTCTGATTTCAACACCAGACTGTCTCTCGGGATGGATTATCAGGATAAAAACAAGTACAGCTGTGTGCTGTCCAGTCCAGCTGGCAACCGGACGACATTTCTCAACATTCACCGTCTGTGTCAGTCATGTTCAGGTAGGACTGATGTGTCAGCTGATCTGTGCCATCATTTACTGTAAGACTGTCTGACGTCTTCATTTTAACACTACTTTTAGTTTAATAATTCacacatttctatttttctaaCAAAATTCAGAGGTGACAGGTGAAAACGCAACAAAAGTGGAAGAGCATGAGGGGCACTCTATAACTTTACCTGCTAACATTATGAAACATGAGAAAGAGGATGACGTACAGTGGCTGTATGAAGAAAACACTCTCATTGCTAGACTATACAAATTTACAGAATCATATTTTGACACTGAAGATGGGAGATTCGGtaacagactgaagctggacaATAacactggatctctcaccataaGCAGCATTGGAAAAATTCACTCTGGACACTTTAAgctaagaataaaaaaagtgttgatACAGGAACCAGTCTGCCAGGGTTATAGCGTTACTGTCTTCTGTAAGTTAAAACGCAATACATATATGTAGATCTttccaaaattagataactcatggtttttttatattttatcatgttcATATTGTGTTAGTggctgtattttattattattttggcttgaatcaaaacaaaacaacagcagtTTGAATGATAttcattggaatgcacaataaataaaaaaacatgattaataaAAAGACTGAAATTATTTTGACTATTTTGCTGTATGTGCACACTAATATATTTAATCTTCCTTTATTCTCTGATGTTCTCCAGCCAATCTTCCTTTACCTGTCATCACCAGAAACTCTTCACAATGTTCTTCAACATCAAACATATCAAAATGTGACGTGACGTGTTCAGTGACGAGTGTGAcgcatgtgagtctctcctggtacaaagaaAACAGTTTGATCTTCAACTTGAGTGTGTTGGAGCTGAACAGCACCGacatctctctccctctggaggtggaatatcaggatacaaacacataccaATGTGTGGCGAACAATTCATTCCATAACAAAACTACAAAGCTCAACATCGACGATTTATGTGGAGGTTTGACAACAGTTGATATGGTTTATTTACTAAAGCTGATCTCATATGGCTGACCTCTAACTCCCTAGTCAAAGGGATGATGTTCTCCTCCCGTATCTGATTCTTGCAGCTGTTTAATCTCTGATTGAATTCAATTCAGTCAGTCACACTAATAAATGCTTTC
Coding sequences within:
- the LOC130430635 gene encoding uncharacterized protein LOC130430635, which gives rise to MAHVWLILTLFLKLLFESCDGEKTDDSIKLDIPSLTRKYLPCTGNLTCVIMCSVSSVAQAQLSWFNGSTIYTSLNISDSNNKVFIGVDYQDNNNYSCVVSSSGVNQRTNLNIHRLCQSCSGTNLTKVDVNEGQSVTLPAHFTNDQDEVLWSYEGNTLIARLINGSESYHDCEDGRFKNRLQLDITTGSLAVHIIRKIHSGQFNLKINKISGDLDCQNYKVTVQQTLHNVQLQTYQNVT